A window of the Alnus glutinosa chromosome 4, dhAlnGlut1.1, whole genome shotgun sequence genome harbors these coding sequences:
- the LOC133866969 gene encoding 2-oxoisovalerate dehydrogenase subunit alpha 2, mitochondrial-like isoform X2: MSFISESADKRIPCYRVLDGHGEPIVPNNFVQVGKEVALKMYSDMVTLQMMDTVFYEAQRQGRISFYLTTLGEEALNIASAAALTADDLVLPQYREPGVLLWRGFTLQDFANQCFGNMADAGKARQMPIHYVSKNHNYFAVSSPIATQLPQAVGVAYSLKMDGKKACVATFSGDGGTSEGDFHAALNFAAVLDAPLIFIIRNNGWAISTPIEEQFRSDGIVVRGRAYGIRSIRVDGNDALAVYNAVQTAREMAISEQRPILVEALTYRVGHHSTSDDSTKYRPLKEIEYWKMARNPVNRFRKWVERNGWWSDTEESELRSSIRKQLLQAIQNAEKTEKPPLADLFSDVYDHPPSNLQEQEKLLRENIRRHPQDYPSDVPV, translated from the exons ATGAGTTTCATTTCTGAGTCTGCGGATAAGAGGATACCTTGTTATCGAGTTCTTGATGGCCATGGAGAGCCAATTGTGCCCAACAACTTTGTGCAG GTAGGCAAGGAAGTGGCTTTAAAGATGTATAGTGACATGGTCACCCTTCAAATGATGGATACCGTATTTTACGAAGCACAGAGGCAGGGCAGAATCTCCTTTTACTTGACCACATTGGGGGAAGAAGCACTTAACATTGCATCAGCGGCTGCACTTACTGCAGATGATCTTGTCTTGCCTCAG TACCGGGAGCCTGGAGTTCTATTGTGGCGTGGATTCACACTGCAAGACTTTGCGAACCAGTGCTTTGGAAACATGGCTGATGCAGGAAAAGCCAGGCAGATGCCTATCCACTATGTCTCTAAGAATCACAACTACTTCGCTGTGTCATCGCCTATTGC TACACAGCTTCCTCAAGCCGTGGGTGTtgcttattctcttaaaatggATGGAAAGAAGGCATGTGTGGCCACTTTCTCTGGAGACGGCGGCACTAGCGAG GGAGATTTCCATGCTGCTTTGAATTTTGCAGCAGTTCTGGACGCCCCTCTCATTTTTATTATTCGTAACAATGGCTGGGCCATCAGTACTCCTATAGAAGAGCAATTTCGAA GTGATGGTATTGTCGTTAGGGGTCGGGCTTATGGAATCCGCAGCATCCGGGTGGATGGGAATGATGCTCTTGCTGTATATAATGCAGTTCAGACTGCTCGTGAAATGGCTATTAGTGAACAAAGACCAATATTAGTCGAG GCCCTTACATATAGAGTAGGACACCACTCCACATCTGATGATTCCACCAAATATCGTCCATTGAAAGAAATCGAGTACTGGAAAATGGCACGAAACCCTGTAAACAGATTTAGAAAATGGGTAGAAAGGAACGGCTGGTGGAGTGACACAGAGGAGTCTGAGCTTCGAAGCAGCATCAGAAAGCAG CTACTGCAAGCAATTCAAAATGCAGAGAAGACAGAAAAACCTCCACTTGCTGACTTGTTCTCTGATGTCTATGATCATCCACCATCAAACCTTCAAGAGCAAGAGAAACTACTAAGAGAAAACATCAGGAGACATCCGCAAGACTACCCATCTGATGTTCCTGTTTAG
- the LOC133866968 gene encoding probable serine/threonine-protein kinase PBL8 isoform X1: protein MAMESPAPPSNVVIAFDATRYYSQDELNLAIEGVKLAGGILRGGDTLLMLGVLHKVLHPLGYQLRACPESLTGTSIRAMEEEVSKKVDLYVNMLQKSAEKCEDQGVRIEVQITAGFPIKQVIVQEVAACKASWVILERHLRRDLTFYLKQISCKIALIQDSFSVDVLKLHSTVDTDDIEHKPFYTLSKPVPLSNGQGSENMEVSVMSCGSYPFSYSSQENSIMFKSNLIPSSSYRSQEHKSSLDIRPSNKQKESGIHTQGENRYTSASQIVQKQRKNVFHQGSLDAPILCAACGTRTDLYLKDSMRFSFSQIQLATNEFSEKNLLGEGGYGHVYMGELKDGQLIAAKVRKEESQQGFAEFHSEVYVLNFARHKNIVMLLGYCCKENQNILVYEYICNKSLDWHLFDKQASVLEWHQRFAIAIGIAKGLRFLHEECRGGPIIHRDLRPSNILLTHEFVPMLADFGLAKWKTSDDPVYTRILGTLGYLAPEYAEDGIVSVRTDVYSFGIVLLQLISGRKAFNVDKEEQQQPLRQWAEPLIQRLALHELIDRRLEELYDTYELYIMAKTAYLCVQRSAEMRPSMGEVVRLLDVGNDHFQNLRAQVVPQYTK, encoded by the exons ATGGCCATGGAGAGCCCTGCCCCGCCGTCTAATGTTGTCATCGCATTCGATGCCACCAGGTATTACAGCCAAGATGAACTTAATCTCGCCATTGAAGGCGTGAAACTGGCTGGTGGCATTCTCCGTGGAGGCGACACGCTTCTAATGCTAGGAGTCCTCCATAAGGTCCTGCACCCCT TGGGTTACCAACTCAGAGCTTGCCCTGAGTCTTTGACTGGAACGAGTATTCGTGCAATGGAGGAAGAAGTTTCAAAGAAAGTTGATTTGTATGTGAATATGCTCCAGAAAAGTGCTGAGAAGTGTGAAGATCAAGGG GTCAGAATTGAAGTCCAAATTACTGCTGGCTTTCCCATTAAGCAGGTTATTGTACAAGAAGTAGCAGCCTGTAAAGCAAGTTGGGTTATACTCGAGAG GCACCTTAGACGGGATTTAACGTTTTACCTTAAACAGATATCTTGCAAGATTGCGTTAATACAAGATAGCTTTTCTGTGGATGTTTTGAAACTTCATAGTACAGTTGATACAGATGATATAGAACACAAGCCGTTCTATACCCTGTCCAAGCCTGTTCCGCTATCAAATGGTCAAGGTAGCGAAAATATGGAAGTGTCTGTTATGTCCTGCGGAAGCTACCCCTTTTCCTACAGTTCTCAGGAAAACTCTATAATGTTTAAGAGCAACTTGATTCCTTCATCTTCATACAGGTCACAAGAGCATAAATCCTCACTGGATATTCGGCCTtccaataaacaaaaagaatcaG GTATACACACCCAAGGAGAAAATAGATATACCAGTGCTTCTCAAATTGTCCAAAAGCAACGTAAAAATGTCTTCCATCAAGGATCCTTGGACGCCCCTATTCTCTGTGCTGCTTGTGGGACAAGGACTGACTTGTATCTCAAGGATTCTATGAGATTTAGTTTCTCTCAGATTCAGCTTGCAACAAATGAATTTTCAGAGAAGAACTTATTAGGAGAAGGTGGATATGGACATGTATATATGGGTGAACTTAAAGATGGACAGCTCATTGCAGCGAAGGTACGTAAAGAAGAAAGTCAACAAGGGTTTGCTGAGTTTCATTCCGAGGTATATGTCTTAAATTTTGCACGGCATAAGAACATTGTGATGCTGTTGGGTTATTGTTGCAAGGAAAACCAAAATATTTTGGTGTACGAGTATATCTGCAATAAGTCTCTTGATTGGCACTTGTTCG ATAAACAAGCAAGTGTTCTTGAGTGGCACCAAAGATTTGCTATTGCCATCGGAATTGCAAAAGGATTGCGTTTTCTTCATGAAGAATGCCGTGGAGGTCCTATAATTCACAGGGACTTGCGACCAAGCAATATACTGCTCACACACGAATTTGTTCCCATG CTAGCTGACTTTGGCCTTGCCAAATGGAAAACAAGCGACGATCCTGTATATACACGGATACTTGGCACATTAGG CTACCTTGCACCAGAGTATGCAGAGGATGGTATTGTTTCTGTTCGAACAGATGTCTATTCATTTGGCATTGTTCTGTTACAACTGATATCCGGACGCAAAGCATTCAATGTAGATAAAGAAGAGCAACAACAACCTCTGCGACAATGG GCAGAACCACTGATTCAAAGGCTTGCATTACATGAGCTCATTGATCGTCGTCTTGAAGAGTTATATGACACTTATGAGTTGTACATCATGGCTAAAACCGCTTACTTATGTGTGCAAAGAAGCGCTGAAATGCGGCCATCAATGGGAGAG
- the LOC133866969 gene encoding 2-oxoisovalerate dehydrogenase subunit alpha 2, mitochondrial-like isoform X1: MAISSVMIRSRTIVHHLSRKMGFLGASDKSSSFVQYATSSAIPLGHNCGRPYAFLGNSSVTHFPVPRFKSTEAEREFDDSQSHCINEVDDNQALDFPGGKVAFTTEMSFISESADKRIPCYRVLDGHGEPIVPNNFVQVGKEVALKMYSDMVTLQMMDTVFYEAQRQGRISFYLTTLGEEALNIASAAALTADDLVLPQYREPGVLLWRGFTLQDFANQCFGNMADAGKARQMPIHYVSKNHNYFAVSSPIATQLPQAVGVAYSLKMDGKKACVATFSGDGGTSEGDFHAALNFAAVLDAPLIFIIRNNGWAISTPIEEQFRSDGIVVRGRAYGIRSIRVDGNDALAVYNAVQTAREMAISEQRPILVEALTYRVGHHSTSDDSTKYRPLKEIEYWKMARNPVNRFRKWVERNGWWSDTEESELRSSIRKQLLQAIQNAEKTEKPPLADLFSDVYDHPPSNLQEQEKLLRENIRRHPQDYPSDVPV, translated from the exons ATGGCAATTTCGTCGGTGATGATCAGGTCAAGAACCATTGTCCATCATCTAAGCAGAAAGATGGGTTTCTTGGGAGCTTCCGACAAGAGTTCTTCTTTCGTTCAATATGCTACTTCTTCGGCGATCCCACTTGGTCACAACTGTGGGAGACCGTATGCGTTTTTGGGTAACTCATCGGTTACCCATTTTCCCGTTCCACGTTTCAAATCCACCGAAGCTGAAAGAGAGTTCGACGACTCGCAGTCGCACTGCATCAACGAGGTCGACGATAATCAG GCCTTGGATTTTCCTGGAGGGAAGGTCGCATTTACGACTGAAATGAGTTTCATTTCTGAGTCTGCGGATAAGAGGATACCTTGTTATCGAGTTCTTGATGGCCATGGAGAGCCAATTGTGCCCAACAACTTTGTGCAG GTAGGCAAGGAAGTGGCTTTAAAGATGTATAGTGACATGGTCACCCTTCAAATGATGGATACCGTATTTTACGAAGCACAGAGGCAGGGCAGAATCTCCTTTTACTTGACCACATTGGGGGAAGAAGCACTTAACATTGCATCAGCGGCTGCACTTACTGCAGATGATCTTGTCTTGCCTCAG TACCGGGAGCCTGGAGTTCTATTGTGGCGTGGATTCACACTGCAAGACTTTGCGAACCAGTGCTTTGGAAACATGGCTGATGCAGGAAAAGCCAGGCAGATGCCTATCCACTATGTCTCTAAGAATCACAACTACTTCGCTGTGTCATCGCCTATTGC TACACAGCTTCCTCAAGCCGTGGGTGTtgcttattctcttaaaatggATGGAAAGAAGGCATGTGTGGCCACTTTCTCTGGAGACGGCGGCACTAGCGAG GGAGATTTCCATGCTGCTTTGAATTTTGCAGCAGTTCTGGACGCCCCTCTCATTTTTATTATTCGTAACAATGGCTGGGCCATCAGTACTCCTATAGAAGAGCAATTTCGAA GTGATGGTATTGTCGTTAGGGGTCGGGCTTATGGAATCCGCAGCATCCGGGTGGATGGGAATGATGCTCTTGCTGTATATAATGCAGTTCAGACTGCTCGTGAAATGGCTATTAGTGAACAAAGACCAATATTAGTCGAG GCCCTTACATATAGAGTAGGACACCACTCCACATCTGATGATTCCACCAAATATCGTCCATTGAAAGAAATCGAGTACTGGAAAATGGCACGAAACCCTGTAAACAGATTTAGAAAATGGGTAGAAAGGAACGGCTGGTGGAGTGACACAGAGGAGTCTGAGCTTCGAAGCAGCATCAGAAAGCAG CTACTGCAAGCAATTCAAAATGCAGAGAAGACAGAAAAACCTCCACTTGCTGACTTGTTCTCTGATGTCTATGATCATCCACCATCAAACCTTCAAGAGCAAGAGAAACTACTAAGAGAAAACATCAGGAGACATCCGCAAGACTACCCATCTGATGTTCCTGTTTAG
- the LOC133866968 gene encoding probable serine/threonine-protein kinase PBL8 isoform X2, whose amino-acid sequence MAMESPAPPSNVVIAFDATRYYSQDELNLAIEGVKLAGGILRGGDTLLMLGVLHKVLHPLGYQLRACPESLTGTSIRAMEEEVSKKVDLYVNMLQKSAEKCEDQGVRIEVQITAGFPIKQVIVQEVAACKASWVILDRHLRRDLTFYLKQISCKIALIQDSFSVDVLKLHSTVDTDDIEHKPFYTLSKPVPLSNGQGSENMEVSVMSCGSYPFSYSSQENSIMFKSNLIPSSSYRSQEHKSSLDIRPSNKQKESGIHTQGENRYTSASQIVQKQRKNVFHQGSLDAPILCAACGTRTDLYLKDSMRFSFSQIQLATNEFSEKNLLGEGGYGHVYMGELKDGQLIAAKVRKEESQQGFAEFHSEVYVLNFARHKNIVMLLGYCCKENQNILVYEYICNKSLDWHLFDKQASVLEWHQRFAIAIGIAKGLRFLHEECRGGPIIHRDLRPSNILLTHEFVPMLADFGLAKWKTSDDPVYTRILGTLGYLAPEYAEDGIVSVRTDVYSFGIVLLQLISGRKAFNVDKEEQQQPLRQWAEPLIQRLALHELIDRRLEELYDTYELYIMAKTAYLCVQRSAEMRPSMGEVVRLLDVGNDHFQNLRAQVVPQYTK is encoded by the exons ATGGCCATGGAGAGCCCTGCCCCGCCGTCTAATGTTGTCATCGCATTCGATGCCACCAGGTATTACAGCCAAGATGAACTTAATCTCGCCATTGAAGGCGTGAAACTGGCTGGTGGCATTCTCCGTGGAGGCGACACGCTTCTAATGCTAGGAGTCCTCCATAAGGTCCTGCACCCCT TGGGTTACCAACTCAGAGCTTGCCCTGAGTCTTTGACTGGAACGAGTATTCGTGCAATGGAGGAAGAAGTTTCAAAGAAAGTTGATTTGTATGTGAATATGCTCCAGAAAAGTGCTGAGAAGTGTGAAGATCAAGGG GTCAGAATTGAAGTCCAAATTACTGCTGGCTTTCCCATTAAGCAGGTTATTGTACAAGAAGTAGCAGCCTGTAAAGCAAGTTGGGTTATA CTTGACAGGCACCTTAGACGGGATTTAACGTTTTACCTTAAACAGATATCTTGCAAGATTGCGTTAATACAAGATAGCTTTTCTGTGGATGTTTTGAAACTTCATAGTACAGTTGATACAGATGATATAGAACACAAGCCGTTCTATACCCTGTCCAAGCCTGTTCCGCTATCAAATGGTCAAGGTAGCGAAAATATGGAAGTGTCTGTTATGTCCTGCGGAAGCTACCCCTTTTCCTACAGTTCTCAGGAAAACTCTATAATGTTTAAGAGCAACTTGATTCCTTCATCTTCATACAGGTCACAAGAGCATAAATCCTCACTGGATATTCGGCCTtccaataaacaaaaagaatcaG GTATACACACCCAAGGAGAAAATAGATATACCAGTGCTTCTCAAATTGTCCAAAAGCAACGTAAAAATGTCTTCCATCAAGGATCCTTGGACGCCCCTATTCTCTGTGCTGCTTGTGGGACAAGGACTGACTTGTATCTCAAGGATTCTATGAGATTTAGTTTCTCTCAGATTCAGCTTGCAACAAATGAATTTTCAGAGAAGAACTTATTAGGAGAAGGTGGATATGGACATGTATATATGGGTGAACTTAAAGATGGACAGCTCATTGCAGCGAAGGTACGTAAAGAAGAAAGTCAACAAGGGTTTGCTGAGTTTCATTCCGAGGTATATGTCTTAAATTTTGCACGGCATAAGAACATTGTGATGCTGTTGGGTTATTGTTGCAAGGAAAACCAAAATATTTTGGTGTACGAGTATATCTGCAATAAGTCTCTTGATTGGCACTTGTTCG ATAAACAAGCAAGTGTTCTTGAGTGGCACCAAAGATTTGCTATTGCCATCGGAATTGCAAAAGGATTGCGTTTTCTTCATGAAGAATGCCGTGGAGGTCCTATAATTCACAGGGACTTGCGACCAAGCAATATACTGCTCACACACGAATTTGTTCCCATG CTAGCTGACTTTGGCCTTGCCAAATGGAAAACAAGCGACGATCCTGTATATACACGGATACTTGGCACATTAGG CTACCTTGCACCAGAGTATGCAGAGGATGGTATTGTTTCTGTTCGAACAGATGTCTATTCATTTGGCATTGTTCTGTTACAACTGATATCCGGACGCAAAGCATTCAATGTAGATAAAGAAGAGCAACAACAACCTCTGCGACAATGG GCAGAACCACTGATTCAAAGGCTTGCATTACATGAGCTCATTGATCGTCGTCTTGAAGAGTTATATGACACTTATGAGTTGTACATCATGGCTAAAACCGCTTACTTATGTGTGCAAAGAAGCGCTGAAATGCGGCCATCAATGGGAGAG
- the LOC133866968 gene encoding probable serine/threonine-protein kinase PBL8 isoform X3 — MAMESPAPPSNVVIAFDATRYYSQDELNLAIEGVKLAGGILRGGDTLLMLGVLHKVLHPLGYQLRACPESLTGTSIRAMEEEVSKKVDLYVNMLQKSAEKCEDQGVRIEVQITAGFPIKQVIVQEVAACKASWVILERHLRRDLTFYLKQISCKIALIQDSFSVDVLKLHSTVDTDDIEHKPFYTLSKPVPLSNGQGSENMEVSVMSCGSYPFSYSSQENSIMFKSNLIPSSSYRSQEHKSSLDIRPSNKQKESGIHTQGENRYTSASQIVQKQRKNVFHQGSLDAPILCAACGTRTDLYLKDSMRFSFSQIQLATNEFSEKNLLGEGGYGHVYMGELKDGQLIAAKVRKEESQQGFAEFHSEVYVLNFARHKNIVMLLGYCCKENQNILVYEYICNKSLDWHLFDKQASVLEWHQRFAIAIGIAKGLRFLHEECRGGPIIHRDLRPSNILLTHEFVPMLADFGLAKWKTSDDPVYTRILGTLGYLAPEYAEDGIVSVRTDVYSFGIVLLQLISGRKAFNVDKEEQQQPLRQWNH, encoded by the exons ATGGCCATGGAGAGCCCTGCCCCGCCGTCTAATGTTGTCATCGCATTCGATGCCACCAGGTATTACAGCCAAGATGAACTTAATCTCGCCATTGAAGGCGTGAAACTGGCTGGTGGCATTCTCCGTGGAGGCGACACGCTTCTAATGCTAGGAGTCCTCCATAAGGTCCTGCACCCCT TGGGTTACCAACTCAGAGCTTGCCCTGAGTCTTTGACTGGAACGAGTATTCGTGCAATGGAGGAAGAAGTTTCAAAGAAAGTTGATTTGTATGTGAATATGCTCCAGAAAAGTGCTGAGAAGTGTGAAGATCAAGGG GTCAGAATTGAAGTCCAAATTACTGCTGGCTTTCCCATTAAGCAGGTTATTGTACAAGAAGTAGCAGCCTGTAAAGCAAGTTGGGTTATACTCGAGAG GCACCTTAGACGGGATTTAACGTTTTACCTTAAACAGATATCTTGCAAGATTGCGTTAATACAAGATAGCTTTTCTGTGGATGTTTTGAAACTTCATAGTACAGTTGATACAGATGATATAGAACACAAGCCGTTCTATACCCTGTCCAAGCCTGTTCCGCTATCAAATGGTCAAGGTAGCGAAAATATGGAAGTGTCTGTTATGTCCTGCGGAAGCTACCCCTTTTCCTACAGTTCTCAGGAAAACTCTATAATGTTTAAGAGCAACTTGATTCCTTCATCTTCATACAGGTCACAAGAGCATAAATCCTCACTGGATATTCGGCCTtccaataaacaaaaagaatcaG GTATACACACCCAAGGAGAAAATAGATATACCAGTGCTTCTCAAATTGTCCAAAAGCAACGTAAAAATGTCTTCCATCAAGGATCCTTGGACGCCCCTATTCTCTGTGCTGCTTGTGGGACAAGGACTGACTTGTATCTCAAGGATTCTATGAGATTTAGTTTCTCTCAGATTCAGCTTGCAACAAATGAATTTTCAGAGAAGAACTTATTAGGAGAAGGTGGATATGGACATGTATATATGGGTGAACTTAAAGATGGACAGCTCATTGCAGCGAAGGTACGTAAAGAAGAAAGTCAACAAGGGTTTGCTGAGTTTCATTCCGAGGTATATGTCTTAAATTTTGCACGGCATAAGAACATTGTGATGCTGTTGGGTTATTGTTGCAAGGAAAACCAAAATATTTTGGTGTACGAGTATATCTGCAATAAGTCTCTTGATTGGCACTTGTTCG ATAAACAAGCAAGTGTTCTTGAGTGGCACCAAAGATTTGCTATTGCCATCGGAATTGCAAAAGGATTGCGTTTTCTTCATGAAGAATGCCGTGGAGGTCCTATAATTCACAGGGACTTGCGACCAAGCAATATACTGCTCACACACGAATTTGTTCCCATG CTAGCTGACTTTGGCCTTGCCAAATGGAAAACAAGCGACGATCCTGTATATACACGGATACTTGGCACATTAGG CTACCTTGCACCAGAGTATGCAGAGGATGGTATTGTTTCTGTTCGAACAGATGTCTATTCATTTGGCATTGTTCTGTTACAACTGATATCCGGACGCAAAGCATTCAATGTAGATAAAGAAGAGCAACAACAACCTCTGCGACAATGG AACCACTGA